Proteins from a single region of Carassius gibelio isolate Cgi1373 ecotype wild population from Czech Republic chromosome B15, carGib1.2-hapl.c, whole genome shotgun sequence:
- the LOC127972899 gene encoding uncharacterized protein LOC127972899 isoform X13, with translation MILHPMNCFYEEAHNQSKGLCIKTQYLLSTTPKRFLQFTTHQTSFSNMTLHPMNCFYEEAHNQSKGLCIKTQYLLSTTPKRFLQFTTHQTSFSNMTLHPMNCFYEEAHNQSKGLCIKTQYLLSTTPKRYLQFTTHQTSFSNMTLHPMNCFYEEAHNQSKGLCMKTQYLRSTSPKRFLQFTTHQTSFSAMILHPMNCFYEEAHNQSKGLCIKTQYLLSTTPKRFLQFTTHQTSFSNMTLHPMNCFYEEAHNQSKGLCMKTQYLRSTSPKRFLQFTTHQTSFSAMILHPMNFFYEEAHNQSKGLCIKTQYLLSTTPKRFLQFTTHQTSFSAMILHPMNCFYEEAHNQSKVNTKSLFKYLQKMSRQNSKPMQAVNSQRYHKCITTKVTQFYMKCWMDGLYYIWPMYSKLRCQPKEDGLPLLSLVPPKVSPYTSLLMILFTNLGSFSLPLLPSGLLTGVLRHNIFNVNCL, from the exons ATGATTCTCCaccccatgaactgtttttatgaagaggcacacaaccaatcaaaag gtttgtgcatcaaaacccaatatctcctgtccactactcccaaaag atttctgcaatttacTACACATCAAACTTCCTTCTCCAATATGACTCTCCaccccatgaactgtttttatgaagaggcacacaaccaatcaaaag gtttgtgcatcaaaacccaatatctcctgtccactactcccaaaag atttctgcaatttacTACACATCAAACTTCCTTCTCCAATATGACTCTCCaccccatgaactgtttttatgaagaggcacacaaccaatcaaaag gtttgtgcatcaaaacccaatatctcctgtccactactcccaaaag atATCTGCAATTTACTACACATCAAACTTCCTTCTCCAATATGACTCTCCaccccatgaactgtttttatgaagaggcacacaaccaatcaaaag gtttgtgcatgaaaacccaATATCTACGGTCCACTTCTCCAAAAAG atttctgcaatttacTACACATCAAACTTCCTTCTCCGCTATGATTCTCCaccccatgaactgtttttatgaagaggcacacaaccaatcaaaag gtttgtgcatcaaaacccaatatctcctgtccactactcccaaaag atttctgcaatttacTACACATCAAACTTCCTTCTCCAATATGACTCTCCaccccatgaactgtttttatgaagaggcacacaaccaatcaaaag gtttgtgcatgaaaacccaATATCTACGGTCCACTTCTCCAAAAAG atttctgcaatttacTACACATCAAACTTCCTTCTCCGCTATGATTCTCCACCCCATGAActttttttatgaagaggcacacaaccaatcaaaag gtttgtgcatcaaaacccaatatctcctgtccactactcccaaaag atttctgcaatttacTACACATCAAACTTCCTTCTCCGCTATGATTCTCCaccccatgaactgtttttatgaagaggcacacaaccaatcaaaag TGAATACAAAATCATTGTTCAAGTATCTTCAGAAAATGTCCCGGCAAAACTCTAAACCGATGCAGGCAGTCAATAGTCAAAGATATCACAAATGCATAACCACAAAAGTAACACAATTCTATATGAAATGTTGGATGGATGGCTTGTATTATATTTGGCCTATGTACAGCAAACTTAGATGCCAGCCAAAGGAGGATGGCTTGCCCCTGCTGAGTCTGGTTCCTCCCAAGGTTTCTCCCTATACCTCTCTGCTGATGATCCTCTTCACTAATTTAGGGAGTttttccttgccactgttgccttcTGGCTTGCTCACTGGGGTTTTAAGGCACAAtattttcaatgtaaattgtTTGTAA
- the LOC127972899 gene encoding uncharacterized protein LOC127972899 isoform X37 encodes MILHPMNCFYEEAHNQSKGLCIKTQYLLSTTPKRFLQFTTHQTSFSNMTLHPMNCFYEEAHNQSKGLCIKTQYLLSTTPKRFLQFTTHQTSFSNMTLHPMNCFYEEAHNQSKGLCIKTQYLLSTTPKRFLQFTTHQTSFSAMILHPMNFFYEEAHNQSKGLCIKTQYLLSTTPKRYLQFTTHQTSFSNMTLHPMNCFYEEAHNQSKGLCMKTQYLRSTSPKRFLQFTTHQTSFSAMILHPMNCFYEEAHNQSKGLCIKTQYLLSTTPKRFLQFTTHQTSFSNMTLHPMNCFYEEAHNQSKGLCMKTQYLRSTSPKSEYKIIVQVSSENVPAKL; translated from the exons ATGATTCTCCaccccatgaactgtttttatgaagaggcacacaaccaatcaaaag gtttgtgcatcaaaacccaatatctcctgtccactactcccaaaag atttctgcaatttacTACACATCAAACTTCCTTCTCCAATATGACTCTCCaccccatgaactgtttttatgaagaggcacacaaccaatcaaaag gtttgtgcatcaaaacccaatatctcctgtccactactcccaaaag atttctgcaatttacTACACATCAAACTTCCTTCTCCAATATGACTCTCCaccccatgaactgtttttatgaagaggcacacaaccaatcaaaag gtttgtgcatcaaaacccaatatctcctgtccactactcccaaaag atttctgcaatttacTACACATCAAACTTCCTTCTCCGCTATGATTCTCCACCCCATGAActttttttatgaagaggcacacaaccaatcaaaag gtttgtgcatcaaaacccaatatctcctgtccactactcccaaaag atATCTGCAATTTACTACACATCAAACTTCCTTCTCCAATATGACTCTCCaccccatgaactgtttttatgaagaggcacacaaccaatcaaaag gtttgtgcatgaaaacccaATATCTACGGTCCACTTCTCCAAAAAG atttctgcaatttacTACACATCAAACTTCCTTCTCCGCTATGATTCTCCaccccatgaactgtttttatgaagaggcacacaaccaatcaaaag gtttgtgcatcaaaacccaatatctcctgtccactactcccaaaag atttctgcaatttacTACACATCAAACTTCCTTCTCCAATATGACTCTCCaccccatgaactgtttttatgaagaggcacacaaccaatcaaaag gtttgtgcatgaaaacccaATATCTACGGTCCACTTCTCCAAAAAG TGAATACAAAATCATTGTTCAAGTATCTTCAGAAAATGTCCCGGCAAAACTCTAA
- the LOC127972899 gene encoding uncharacterized protein LOC127972899 isoform X34 encodes MILHPMNCFYEEAHNQSKGLCIKTQYLLSTTPKRFLQFTTHQTSFSNMTLHPMNCFYEEAHNQSKGLCIKTQYLLSTTPKRFLQFTTHQTSFSNMTLHPMNCFYEEAHNQSKGLCIKTQYLLSTTPKRFLQFTTHQTSFSAMILHPMNFFYEEAHNQSKGLCIKTQYLLSTTPKRYLQFTTHQTSFSNMTLHPMNCFYEEAHNQSKGLCMKTQYLRSTSPKRFLQFTTHQTSFSAMILHPMNCFYEEAHNQSKGLCIKTQYLLSTTPKRFLQFTTHQTSFSNMTLHPMNCFYEEAHNQSKGLCIKTQYLLSTTPKRFLQFTTHQTSFSAMILHPMNCFYEEAHNQSKGLCMKTQYLRSTSPKSEYKIIVQVSSENVPAKL; translated from the exons ATGATTCTCCaccccatgaactgtttttatgaagaggcacacaaccaatcaaaag gtttgtgcatcaaaacccaatatctcctgtccactactcccaaaag atttctgcaatttacTACACATCAAACTTCCTTCTCCAATATGACTCTCCaccccatgaactgtttttatgaagaggcacacaaccaatcaaaag gtttgtgcatcaaaacccaatatctcctgtccactactcccaaaag atttctgcaatttacTACACATCAAACTTCCTTCTCCAATATGACTCTCCaccccatgaactgtttttatgaagaggcacacaaccaatcaaaag gtttgtgcatcaaaacccaatatctcctgtccactactcccaaaag atttctgcaatttacTACACATCAAACTTCCTTCTCCGCTATGATTCTCCACCCCATGAActttttttatgaagaggcacacaaccaatcaaaag gtttgtgcatcaaaacccaatatctcctgtccactactcccaaaag atATCTGCAATTTACTACACATCAAACTTCCTTCTCCAATATGACTCTCCaccccatgaactgtttttatgaagaggcacacaaccaatcaaaag gtttgtgcatgaaaacccaATATCTACGGTCCACTTCTCCAAAAAG atttctgcaatttacTACACATCAAACTTCCTTCTCCGCTATGATTCTCCaccccatgaactgtttttatgaagaggcacacaaccaatcaaaag gtttgtgcatcaaaacccaatatctcctgtccactactcccaaaag atttctgcaatttacTACACATCAAACTTCCTTCTCCAATATGACTCTCCaccccatgaactgtttttatgaagaggcacacaaccaatcaaaag gtttgtgcatcaaaacccaatatctcctgtccactactcccaaaag atttctgcaatttacTACACATCAAACTTCCTTCTCCGCTATGATTCTCCaccccatgaactgtttttatgaagaggcacacaaccaatcaaaag gtttgtgcatgaaaacccaATATCTACGGTCCACTTCTCCAAAAAG TGAATACAAAATCATTGTTCAAGTATCTTCAGAAAATGTCCCGGCAAAACTCTAA
- the LOC127972899 gene encoding uncharacterized protein LOC127972899 isoform X39, with translation MILHPMNCFYEEAHNQSKGLCIKTQYLLSTTPKRFLQFTTHQTSFSNMTLHPMNCFYEEAHNQSKGLCIKTQYLLSTTPKRFLQFTTHQTSFSNMTLHPMNCFYEEAHNQSKGLCIKTQYLLSTTPKRFLQFTTHQTSFSAMILHPMNFFYEEAHNQSKGLCIKTQYLLSTTPKRYLQFTTHQTSFSNMTLHPMNCFYEEAHNQSKGLCMKTQYLRSTSPKRFLQFTTHQTSFSAMILHPMNCFYEEAHNQSKGLCIKTQYLLSTTPKRFLQFTTHQTSFSAMILHPMNCFYEEAHNQSKGLCMKTQYLRSTSPKSEYKIIVQVSSENVPAKL, from the exons ATGATTCTCCaccccatgaactgtttttatgaagaggcacacaaccaatcaaaag gtttgtgcatcaaaacccaatatctcctgtccactactcccaaaag atttctgcaatttacTACACATCAAACTTCCTTCTCCAATATGACTCTCCaccccatgaactgtttttatgaagaggcacacaaccaatcaaaag gtttgtgcatcaaaacccaatatctcctgtccactactcccaaaag atttctgcaatttacTACACATCAAACTTCCTTCTCCAATATGACTCTCCaccccatgaactgtttttatgaagaggcacacaaccaatcaaaag gtttgtgcatcaaaacccaatatctcctgtccactactcccaaaag atttctgcaatttacTACACATCAAACTTCCTTCTCCGCTATGATTCTCCACCCCATGAActttttttatgaagaggcacacaaccaatcaaaag gtttgtgcatcaaaacccaatatctcctgtccactactcccaaaag atATCTGCAATTTACTACACATCAAACTTCCTTCTCCAATATGACTCTCCaccccatgaactgtttttatgaagaggcacacaaccaatcaaaag gtttgtgcatgaaaacccaATATCTACGGTCCACTTCTCCAAAAAG atttctgcaatttacTACACATCAAACTTCCTTCTCCGCTATGATTCTCCaccccatgaactgtttttatgaagaggcacacaaccaatcaaaag gtttgtgcatcaaaacccaatatctcctgtccactactcccaaaag atttctgcaatttacTACACATCAAACTTCCTTCTCCGCTATGATTCTCCaccccatgaactgtttttatgaagaggcacacaaccaatcaaaag gtttgtgcatgaaaacccaATATCTACGGTCCACTTCTCCAAAAAG TGAATACAAAATCATTGTTCAAGTATCTTCAGAAAATGTCCCGGCAAAACTCTAA
- the LOC127972899 gene encoding uncharacterized protein LOC127972899 isoform X30, whose product MILHPMNCFYEEAHNQSKGLCIKTQYLLSTTPKRFLQFTTHQTSFSNMTLHPMNCFYEEAHNQSKGLCIKTQYLLSTTPKRFLQFTTHQTSFSNMTLHPMNCFYEEAHNQSKGLCIKTQYLLSTTPKRFLQFTTHQTSFSAMILHPMNFFYEEAHNQSKGLCIKTQYLLSTTPKRYLQFTTHQTSFSNMTLHPMNCFYEEAHNQSKGLCMKTQYLRSTSPKRFLQFTTHQTSFSAMILHPMNCFYEEAHNQSKGLCIKTQYLLSTTPKRFLQFTTHQTSFSNMTLHPMNCFYEEAHNQSKGLCMKTQYLRSTSPKRFLQFTTHQTSFSAMILHPMNFFYEEAHNQSKGLCIKTQYLLSTTPKRFLQFTTHQTSFSAMILHPMNCFYEEAHNQSKGLCMKTQYLRSTSPKSEYKIIVQVSSENVPAKL is encoded by the exons ATGATTCTCCaccccatgaactgtttttatgaagaggcacacaaccaatcaaaag gtttgtgcatcaaaacccaatatctcctgtccactactcccaaaag atttctgcaatttacTACACATCAAACTTCCTTCTCCAATATGACTCTCCaccccatgaactgtttttatgaagaggcacacaaccaatcaaaag gtttgtgcatcaaaacccaatatctcctgtccactactcccaaaag atttctgcaatttacTACACATCAAACTTCCTTCTCCAATATGACTCTCCaccccatgaactgtttttatgaagaggcacacaaccaatcaaaag gtttgtgcatcaaaacccaatatctcctgtccactactcccaaaag atttctgcaatttacTACACATCAAACTTCCTTCTCCGCTATGATTCTCCACCCCATGAActttttttatgaagaggcacacaaccaatcaaaag gtttgtgcatcaaaacccaatatctcctgtccactactcccaaaag atATCTGCAATTTACTACACATCAAACTTCCTTCTCCAATATGACTCTCCaccccatgaactgtttttatgaagaggcacacaaccaatcaaaag gtttgtgcatgaaaacccaATATCTACGGTCCACTTCTCCAAAAAG atttctgcaatttacTACACATCAAACTTCCTTCTCCGCTATGATTCTCCaccccatgaactgtttttatgaagaggcacacaaccaatcaaaag gtttgtgcatcaaaacccaatatctcctgtccactactcccaaaag atttctgcaatttacTACACATCAAACTTCCTTCTCCAATATGACTCTCCaccccatgaactgtttttatgaagaggcacacaaccaatcaaaag gtttgtgcatgaaaacccaATATCTACGGTCCACTTCTCCAAAAAG atttctgcaatttacTACACATCAAACTTCCTTCTCCGCTATGATTCTCCACCCCATGAActttttttatgaagaggcacacaaccaatcaaaag gtttgtgcatcaaaacccaatatctcctgtccactactcccaaaag atttctgcaatttacTACACATCAAACTTCCTTCTCCGCTATGATTCTCCaccccatgaactgtttttatgaagaggcacacaaccaatcaaaag gtttgtgcatgaaaacccaATATCTACGGTCCACTTCTCCAAAAAG TGAATACAAAATCATTGTTCAAGTATCTTCAGAAAATGTCCCGGCAAAACTCTAA
- the LOC127972899 gene encoding uncharacterized protein LOC127972899 isoform X40 has product MILHPMNCFYEEAHNQSKGLCIKTQYLLSTTPKRFLQFTTHQTSFSNMTLHPMNCFYEEAHNQSKGLCIKTQYLLSTTPKRFLQFTTHQTSFSNMTLHPMNCFYEEAHNQSKGLCIKTQYLLSTTPKRFLQFTTHQTSFSAMILHPMNFFYEEAHNQSKGLCIKTQYLLSTTPKRYLQFTTHQTSFSNMTLHPMNCFYEEAHNQSKGLCMKTQYLRSTSPKRFLQFTTHQTSFSAMILHPMNCFYEEAHNQSKGLCMKTQYLRSTSPKRFLQFTTHQTSFSAMILHPMNCFYEEAHNQSKGLCMKTQYLRSTSPKSEYKIIVQVSSENVPAKL; this is encoded by the exons ATGATTCTCCaccccatgaactgtttttatgaagaggcacacaaccaatcaaaag gtttgtgcatcaaaacccaatatctcctgtccactactcccaaaag atttctgcaatttacTACACATCAAACTTCCTTCTCCAATATGACTCTCCaccccatgaactgtttttatgaagaggcacacaaccaatcaaaag gtttgtgcatcaaaacccaatatctcctgtccactactcccaaaag atttctgcaatttacTACACATCAAACTTCCTTCTCCAATATGACTCTCCaccccatgaactgtttttatgaagaggcacacaaccaatcaaaag gtttgtgcatcaaaacccaatatctcctgtccactactcccaaaag atttctgcaatttacTACACATCAAACTTCCTTCTCCGCTATGATTCTCCACCCCATGAActttttttatgaagaggcacacaaccaatcaaaag gtttgtgcatcaaaacccaatatctcctgtccactactcccaaaag atATCTGCAATTTACTACACATCAAACTTCCTTCTCCAATATGACTCTCCaccccatgaactgtttttatgaagaggcacacaaccaatcaaaag gtttgtgcatgaaaacccaATATCTACGGTCCACTTCTCCAAAAAG atttctgcaatttacTACACATCAAACTTCCTTCTCCGCTATGATTCTCCaccccatgaactgtttttatgaagaggcacacaaccaatcaaaag gtttgtgcatgaaaacccaATATCTACGGTCCACTTCTCCAAAAAG atttctgcaatttacTACACATCAAACTTCCTTCTCCGCTATGATTCTCCaccccatgaactgtttttatgaagaggcacacaaccaatcaaaag gtttgtgcatgaaaacccaATATCTACGGTCCACTTCTCCAAAAAG TGAATACAAAATCATTGTTCAAGTATCTTCAGAAAATGTCCCGGCAAAACTCTAA
- the LOC127972899 gene encoding uncharacterized protein LOC127972899 isoform X35 — translation MILHPMNCFYEEAHNQSKGLCIKTQYLLSTTPKRFLQFTTHQTSFSNMTLHPMNCFYEEAHNQSKGLCIKTQYLLSTTPKRFLQFTTHQTSFSNMTLHPMNCFYEEAHNQSKGLCIKTQYLLSTTPKRFLQFTTHQTSFSAMILHPMNFFYEEAHNQSKGLCIKTQYLLSTTPKRYLQFTTHQTSFSNMTLHPMNCFYEEAHNQSKGLCMKTQYLRSTSPKRFLQFTTHQTSFSAMILHPMNCFYEEAHNQSKGLCIKTQYLLSTTPKRFLQFTTHQTSFSNMTLHPMNCFYEEAHNQSKGLCMKTQYLRSTSPKRFLQFTTHQTSFSAMILHPMNCFYEEAHNQSKGLCMKTQYLRSTSPKSEYKIIVQVSSENVPAKL, via the exons ATGATTCTCCaccccatgaactgtttttatgaagaggcacacaaccaatcaaaag gtttgtgcatcaaaacccaatatctcctgtccactactcccaaaag atttctgcaatttacTACACATCAAACTTCCTTCTCCAATATGACTCTCCaccccatgaactgtttttatgaagaggcacacaaccaatcaaaag gtttgtgcatcaaaacccaatatctcctgtccactactcccaaaag atttctgcaatttacTACACATCAAACTTCCTTCTCCAATATGACTCTCCaccccatgaactgtttttatgaagaggcacacaaccaatcaaaag gtttgtgcatcaaaacccaatatctcctgtccactactcccaaaag atttctgcaatttacTACACATCAAACTTCCTTCTCCGCTATGATTCTCCACCCCATGAActttttttatgaagaggcacacaaccaatcaaaag gtttgtgcatcaaaacccaatatctcctgtccactactcccaaaag atATCTGCAATTTACTACACATCAAACTTCCTTCTCCAATATGACTCTCCaccccatgaactgtttttatgaagaggcacacaaccaatcaaaag gtttgtgcatgaaaacccaATATCTACGGTCCACTTCTCCAAAAAG atttctgcaatttacTACACATCAAACTTCCTTCTCCGCTATGATTCTCCaccccatgaactgtttttatgaagaggcacacaaccaatcaaaag gtttgtgcatcaaaacccaatatctcctgtccactactcccaaaag atttctgcaatttacTACACATCAAACTTCCTTCTCCAATATGACTCTCCaccccatgaactgtttttatgaagaggcacacaaccaatcaaaag gtttgtgcatgaaaacccaATATCTACGGTCCACTTCTCCAAAAAG atttctgcaatttacTACACATCAAACTTCCTTCTCCGCTATGATTCTCCaccccatgaactgtttttatgaagaggcacacaaccaatcaaaag gtttgtgcatgaaaacccaATATCTACGGTCCACTTCTCCAAAAAG TGAATACAAAATCATTGTTCAAGTATCTTCAGAAAATGTCCCGGCAAAACTCTAA
- the LOC127972899 gene encoding uncharacterized protein LOC127972899 isoform X41: protein MILHPMNCFYEEAHNQSKGLCIKTQYLLSTTPKRFLQFTTHQTSFSNMTLHPMNCFYEEAHNQSKGLCIKTQYLLSTTPKRFLQFTTHQTSFSNMTLHPMNCFYEEAHNQSKGLCIKTQYLLSTTPKRFLQFTTHQTSFSAMILHPMNFFYEEAHNQSKGLCIKTQYLLSTTPKRYLQFTTHQTSFSNMTLHPMNCFYEEAHNQSKGLCMKTQYLRSTSPKRFLQFTTHQTSFSAMILHPMNCFYEEAHNQSKGLCIKTQYLLSTTPKRFLQFTTHQTSFSNMTLHPMNCFYEEAHNQSKGLCMKTQYLRSTSPKRFLQCYTSNFHLIH from the exons ATGATTCTCCaccccatgaactgtttttatgaagaggcacacaaccaatcaaaag gtttgtgcatcaaaacccaatatctcctgtccactactcccaaaag atttctgcaatttacTACACATCAAACTTCCTTCTCCAATATGACTCTCCaccccatgaactgtttttatgaagaggcacacaaccaatcaaaag gtttgtgcatcaaaacccaatatctcctgtccactactcccaaaag atttctgcaatttacTACACATCAAACTTCCTTCTCCAATATGACTCTCCaccccatgaactgtttttatgaagaggcacacaaccaatcaaaag gtttgtgcatcaaaacccaatatctcctgtccactactcccaaaag atttctgcaatttacTACACATCAAACTTCCTTCTCCGCTATGATTCTCCACCCCATGAActttttttatgaagaggcacacaaccaatcaaaag gtttgtgcatcaaaacccaatatctcctgtccactactcccaaaag atATCTGCAATTTACTACACATCAAACTTCCTTCTCCAATATGACTCTCCaccccatgaactgtttttatgaagaggcacacaaccaatcaaaag gtttgtgcatgaaaacccaATATCTACGGTCCACTTCTCCAAAAAG atttctgcaatttacTACACATCAAACTTCCTTCTCCGCTATGATTCTCCaccccatgaactgtttttatgaagaggcacacaaccaatcaaaag gtttgtgcatcaaaacccaatatctcctgtccactactcccaaaag atttctgcaatttacTACACATCAAACTTCCTTCTCCAATATGACTCTCCaccccatgaactgtttttatgaagaggcacacaaccaatcaaaag gtttgtgcatgaaaacccaATATCTACGGTCCACTTCTCCAAAAAG atttctgcaatgttacacttcaaacttccacCTTATCCATTAA
- the LOC127972899 gene encoding uncharacterized protein LOC127972899 isoform X43 encodes MILHPMNCFYEEAHNQSKGLCIKTQYLLSTTPKRFLQFTTHQTSFSNMTLHPMNCFYEEAHNQSKGLCIKTQYLLSTTPKRFLQFTTHQTSFSNMTLHPMNCFYEEAHNQSKGLCIKTQYLLSTTPKRFLQFTTHQTSFSAMILHPMNFFYEEAHNQSKGLCIKTQYLLSTTPKRYLQFTTHQTSFSNMTLHPMNCFYEEAHNQSKGLCMKTQYLRSTSPKRFLQFTTHQTSFSAMILHPMNCFYEEAHNQSKGLCIKTQYLLSTTPKRFLQFTTHQTSFSNMTLHPMNCFYEEAHNQSKGLCIKTQYLLSTTPKRFLQCYTSNFHLIH; translated from the exons ATGATTCTCCaccccatgaactgtttttatgaagaggcacacaaccaatcaaaag gtttgtgcatcaaaacccaatatctcctgtccactactcccaaaag atttctgcaatttacTACACATCAAACTTCCTTCTCCAATATGACTCTCCaccccatgaactgtttttatgaagaggcacacaaccaatcaaaag gtttgtgcatcaaaacccaatatctcctgtccactactcccaaaag atttctgcaatttacTACACATCAAACTTCCTTCTCCAATATGACTCTCCaccccatgaactgtttttatgaagaggcacacaaccaatcaaaag gtttgtgcatcaaaacccaatatctcctgtccactactcccaaaag atttctgcaatttacTACACATCAAACTTCCTTCTCCGCTATGATTCTCCACCCCATGAActttttttatgaagaggcacacaaccaatcaaaag gtttgtgcatcaaaacccaatatctcctgtccactactcccaaaag atATCTGCAATTTACTACACATCAAACTTCCTTCTCCAATATGACTCTCCaccccatgaactgtttttatgaagaggcacacaaccaatcaaaag gtttgtgcatgaaaacccaATATCTACGGTCCACTTCTCCAAAAAG atttctgcaatttacTACACATCAAACTTCCTTCTCCGCTATGATTCTCCaccccatgaactgtttttatgaagaggcacacaaccaatcaaaag gtttgtgcatcaaaacccaatatctcctgtccactactcccaaaag atttctgcaatttacTACACATCAAACTTCCTTCTCCAATATGACTCTCCaccccatgaactgtttttatgaagaggcacacaaccaatcaaaag gtttgtgcatcaaaacccaatatctcctgtccactactcccaaaag atttctgcaatgttacacttcaaacttccacCTTATCCATTAA